The Papaver somniferum cultivar HN1 chromosome 3, ASM357369v1, whole genome shotgun sequence genome includes a region encoding these proteins:
- the LOC113357503 gene encoding uncharacterized protein LOC113357503, which translates to MSAPFSRFTNFRPISRLFRQVEQEMETVVGVLQPGPLGIIEHKFSAEEVRQAKSAVEKAVENWKRNVYLEKSNPIMKDYIDI; encoded by the exons ATGTCAGCACCTTTCTCACGTTTTACGAATTTCAGACCGATTTCAAGGCTTTTCAG GCAGGTAGAGCAAGAAATGGAGACTGTAGTAGGGGTACTGCAACCAGGACCTTTGGGTATTATTGAACACAAGTTCTCCGCAGAAGAAGTACGTCAAGCAAAGTCCGCAGTTGAGAAAGCTGTAGAGAATTGGAAGAGGAATGTTTACTTGGAGAAGAGTAACCCAATCATGAAGGATTATATTGATATATGA